One Thermoplasmata archaeon DNA segment encodes these proteins:
- a CDS encoding desulfoferrodoxin, with protein sequence MTEVKQVYRCEVCGNIVMVMHAGVGQLVCCGQPMKLMRENTVDASKEKHVPVIERRTEGVVVRVGSAPHPMEAKHYIEWVELEADGALHIKFLKPGEKPEALFPVKAERLSAREYCNIHGLWKA encoded by the coding sequence ATGACTGAGGTAAAGCAGGTCTACAGATGCGAGGTCTGCGGGAACATTGTGATGGTGATGCACGCGGGTGTGGGCCAGCTTGTGTGCTGCGGCCAGCCGATGAAGCTGATGAGGGAGAATACCGTGGATGCGTCAAAGGAGAAGCATGTCCCGGTCATCGAGAGGAGAACAGAGGGCGTTGTTGTGAGGGTCGGGAGCGCGCCTCACCCGATGGAGGCGAAGCACTACATCGAGTGGGTGGAGCTCGAGGCCGACGGCGCTCTGCACATCAAGTTCTTGAAGCCGGGGGAGAAGCCCGAGGCCCTCTTCCCCGTGAAGGCAGAGAGGCTCTCGGCGAGGGAGTACTGCAACATCCACGGCCTATGGAAGGCTTGA
- the aqpZ gene encoding aquaporin Z codes for MRKYAAELVGTFALVFIGCGSAVIAGKQIGFLGVSLAFGLSVLAMVYAIGSISGCHINPAVTAAMLVARRIGARDALVYILVQCVGAVLASVVLFYIASGLPSYNLALNGLGQNGYGSHSPAGYSMWAGFAAELVLTFLFLMVVLGSTSKRAPGGFAGLAIGLSLVFIHLVGIPVTGTSVNPARSLGPALVTGGDALTQLWLFWVAPLTGALLAALVWMLVFEEGGRKEA; via the coding sequence ATGAGAAAATACGCCGCCGAGCTGGTCGGGACCTTTGCGCTTGTCTTCATCGGCTGTGGGAGCGCGGTGATCGCCGGAAAGCAAATAGGCTTCCTCGGAGTCTCGCTCGCGTTCGGCCTCTCGGTTCTGGCGATGGTCTACGCCATAGGGAGCATCTCGGGCTGCCACATCAACCCCGCGGTCACAGCCGCGATGCTCGTGGCCCGGAGAATCGGGGCCCGCGACGCTCTAGTCTACATACTCGTGCAGTGCGTGGGCGCAGTGCTGGCTTCGGTAGTGCTCTTTTACATCGCCTCCGGCCTCCCTTCCTATAACTTGGCGCTCAACGGGCTCGGCCAGAACGGATACGGCAGCCACTCGCCTGCAGGCTACTCGATGTGGGCGGGCTTCGCCGCCGAGCTCGTGCTGACCTTCCTTTTCCTGATGGTCGTTTTAGGCTCGACGAGCAAAAGGGCCCCGGGGGGCTTCGCCGGGCTCGCGATCGGCCTCTCGCTGGTGTTCATTCACCTCGTCGGGATACCTGTCACTGGAACCTCCGTCAACCCTGCGCGCTCACTGGGCCCGGCGCTCGTGACGGGCGGGGACGCCCTTACACAGCTCTGGCTCTTCTGGGTCGCGCCGCTCACGGGCGCCCTGCTCGCGGCACTCGTGTGGATGCTGGTTTTCGAGGAGGGGGGCAGGAAGGAGGCCTGA
- a CDS encoding RAD55 family ATPase has protein sequence MITLRAKTGLDELDAALDGGIRIGSFCLLSGPALSGRELLAQTFFHAGLVSGEAGTYVTTKEFAEDIIAQMAEHSLDLSGHWGKYIFIDIYSPQSNPSLQDTATVKYVASVADFAKLSNTIIAAMGEFMGRGMLQQRLVFDSIDTLLMYVSPAGVYRFLSYLRAKTKSFRAVCFLLIQPELHEEKAVKTILQLADMLIEMNPETGQMTIATPGSPRIPMGYKIGERSIEVWRTD, from the coding sequence ATGATCACCCTGAGGGCTAAGACGGGCCTCGACGAACTTGACGCCGCCCTAGATGGAGGAATTCGTATAGGCTCCTTCTGCCTCCTCAGTGGCCCCGCGCTATCGGGTAGGGAGCTGCTTGCCCAGACCTTCTTCCACGCAGGCCTCGTGAGCGGCGAGGCCGGGACCTACGTGACGACGAAGGAGTTCGCCGAGGACATTATCGCCCAGATGGCGGAGCACTCCCTCGACCTCTCTGGGCACTGGGGGAAGTACATATTCATCGACATTTACTCCCCCCAGTCAAACCCCTCCCTACAAGACACGGCCACGGTGAAGTACGTAGCCTCAGTCGCCGACTTCGCAAAGCTCAGCAACACCATAATCGCCGCGATGGGAGAGTTCATGGGCAGGGGGATGCTCCAGCAGAGGCTCGTTTTCGACTCCATCGACACCCTTTTGATGTATGTCTCACCGGCTGGCGTCTATAGGTTTCTCTCTTACCTCAGGGCGAAGACGAAGAGCTTCCGCGCCGTCTGTTTCCTGCTCATCCAGCCCGAGCTCCACGAGGAGAAGGCTGTGAAGACTATCCTCCAGCTCGCGGACATGCTCATAGAGATGAACCCTGAGACGGGGCAGATGACCATAGCGACCCCTGGGAGCCCAAGAATCCCAATGGGCTACAAAATCGGCGAGAGGTCCATCGAGGTGTGGAGGACGGATTGA
- a CDS encoding ATPase domain-containing protein translates to MLRLGVGVFDERLKELPEKSSVLFISSPGLDPTPFGIHAINSSLKGRGRAIYLVNNKPPSSVRREAELMGHDLRGLEEQGRLYLVDSYSSYGGGPSNEKYVVQDPFDLEGVLRTIEPALEQDSVVFVDSMSSYMDMQGDGVEEFLELVRELKRRASVMVFFSTWDYDPECVKRVKAEFDTVLCLRPMQEISLVRQFLLAEKIGSGLTQRLAVPVKVLKPGGVRVYFPKVLITGPYKSGKSTLVRAMSTAAVSVDRMGTTIAMDHGYLDYRGFACDLYGTPGQELFDPILGTLAEEAVAVILVINAADVGSFDRARTMMQLTHAHSLPLIVAANHQDRDGALPLPVIRERLRLPESTPIIPTVATEGKGVPELLDVLVSKLMEVAEAEALREGGRHDHPEG, encoded by the coding sequence ATGCTCAGGCTCGGCGTCGGGGTCTTTGACGAGAGGCTGAAGGAACTCCCGGAGAAGTCTTCGGTCCTTTTCATAAGCTCCCCCGGTCTCGACCCCACCCCCTTTGGAATCCACGCCATCAACAGCTCGCTGAAGGGGCGAGGGCGCGCCATATACCTCGTGAACAACAAGCCCCCCTCCTCCGTGAGGAGGGAGGCGGAACTCATGGGGCACGACCTCCGCGGGCTGGAGGAGCAGGGGAGGCTCTACCTAGTCGACTCCTACTCGTCCTATGGCGGGGGGCCCTCCAACGAGAAGTACGTCGTCCAGGACCCATTCGACCTAGAGGGGGTGCTCAGGACAATCGAGCCCGCGCTCGAGCAGGACTCGGTGGTCTTTGTCGACAGCATGTCGTCTTACATGGACATGCAGGGCGACGGTGTCGAGGAGTTCCTGGAGCTGGTCAGGGAGCTGAAGCGCCGCGCCTCTGTCATGGTGTTCTTCTCGACGTGGGACTACGACCCCGAGTGCGTGAAGAGGGTAAAGGCTGAGTTCGACACCGTGCTCTGCCTTAGGCCGATGCAGGAGATATCACTTGTAAGGCAGTTCCTTTTAGCAGAGAAGATAGGGTCTGGGCTGACCCAGAGGCTCGCGGTGCCGGTCAAGGTCCTGAAGCCGGGCGGTGTCAGGGTCTACTTCCCCAAGGTGCTCATCACGGGCCCGTATAAATCGGGCAAGTCAACGCTGGTCAGGGCAATGTCTACCGCTGCGGTTAGCGTGGACAGGATGGGGACCACCATAGCGATGGACCACGGTTACCTAGACTACAGGGGGTTTGCCTGCGACCTCTACGGAACGCCGGGGCAGGAGCTCTTCGACCCCATTCTTGGAACCCTTGCTGAGGAGGCCGTGGCTGTAATCCTGGTCATCAATGCTGCGGACGTCGGGAGCTTCGACCGCGCCAGAACGATGATGCAGCTCACCCACGCCCACTCCCTGCCCCTGATAGTCGCCGCAAACCACCAGGATAGGGATGGCGCGCTCCCGTTGCCCGTGATAAGGGAGAGGCTCAGGTTGCCAGAGAGCACACCGATAATCCCGACGGTTGCGACCGAGGGCAAGGGCGTGCCTGAGCTGCTCGATGTCCTAGTCAGCAAACTCATGGAGGTTGCGGAGGCGGAGGCACTGCGTGAGGGGGGGCGTCATGATCACCCTGAGGGCTAA
- a CDS encoding ATPase domain-containing protein — protein sequence MERVESGIAGLDEMIEGGFPLPSSILVAGEPGTGKTTLTVQSLFHGARAGETGMYLTGISEPNWVVQKFLSSFSFFDQSLVEMGRVVFIDMGDAMRQNPDEVLNALKAEVERYSPNRLVLDPVTVMKIAFDSQRKYREFLHDFTTFMKAFNCITFLTSEMGYADIPHSVEGYMADSILVLSYPKEENARRKYIEVLKMRGTKHLTGEQAVDIGRDGISVQPGLR from the coding sequence TTGGAGAGGGTCGAGTCAGGAATAGCCGGGCTGGATGAGATGATAGAGGGCGGATTCCCGCTTCCTTCCAGCATCCTTGTCGCCGGGGAGCCCGGGACGGGCAAGACCACCCTGACCGTCCAGAGCCTTTTCCACGGGGCGAGGGCGGGGGAGACCGGTATGTACCTCACGGGAATCTCGGAGCCCAACTGGGTGGTCCAGAAGTTCCTTTCCAGCTTCAGCTTCTTCGACCAGTCCCTGGTCGAGATGGGCCGGGTGGTTTTTATTGACATGGGCGACGCGATGCGCCAGAACCCGGATGAGGTGCTCAACGCGCTGAAAGCCGAAGTCGAGCGCTACTCCCCGAACCGGCTGGTGCTGGACCCCGTGACCGTGATGAAAATCGCGTTCGATAGCCAGAGGAAGTACAGGGAGTTCCTCCACGACTTCACCACATTCATGAAGGCCTTCAACTGCATCACCTTCCTCACCTCGGAGATGGGCTACGCCGATATCCCCCACTCGGTCGAGGGCTACATGGCCGACTCGATTCTCGTTCTCTCCTACCCAAAGGAAGAGAACGCGCGTAGGAAGTACATCGAGGTTCTCAAGATGAGGGGAACCAAGCACCTGACGGGCGAGCAGGCCGTGGATATCGGCCGGGACGGCATCTCGGTCCAGCCGGGCCTGAGGTGA
- a CDS encoding Xaa-Pro peptidase family protein — MRERVKRLYERCGKLDCAVFLNGVEPHLDNAFFYFSGLTDGLFEGCAAVIHPDGGVDLVSSTLEETTARKTDATLHIFKKQEEAEELLRSLLAGKKRIGVNAEELTHASFSKLDRMAPRAEFVDISQEIKETRAVKDGRELELLSEACKIASEVAREAPSLIREGMRESELAAELAYRMQRKGASRPNYCIVAFGPNSAEPHYMSGEAVLRRGDIVLLDFGCVFGRYNSDITRTLVLGRAPEELKRMHWVVYAAQALALDMIRAGVDAKEVHAAVAGYIDATEFKGRFTHSTGHSLGLAVHDGQRIFDQSLILKENMVFTVEPGVYIPGLGGVRIEDDVIVTGGKPRILTEAPRELIEL; from the coding sequence ATGAGGGAGCGCGTCAAGAGGCTATACGAGCGGTGCGGAAAGCTCGACTGCGCGGTTTTCCTCAACGGTGTAGAGCCCCACTTGGACAACGCTTTCTTCTACTTCAGCGGCCTGACCGACGGCCTCTTCGAGGGCTGCGCCGCCGTCATCCACCCGGACGGAGGGGTGGACCTCGTCTCCTCCACACTCGAGGAGACCACTGCCCGAAAGACGGACGCCACCCTGCACATATTTAAAAAGCAGGAGGAGGCCGAGGAGCTCCTGCGTTCTCTTCTCGCGGGGAAGAAGAGAATCGGAGTCAACGCGGAAGAGCTCACCCACGCCAGCTTCAGCAAGCTCGACCGCATGGCTCCGCGTGCTGAATTCGTGGACATCTCGCAGGAGATTAAAGAGACGCGCGCCGTTAAGGATGGGAGGGAGCTTGAGCTCCTCTCGGAGGCATGTAAGATAGCTTCGGAGGTGGCGAGAGAGGCCCCGAGCCTCATCCGGGAGGGAATGAGGGAGAGTGAGCTCGCGGCCGAGCTTGCCTACAGAATGCAGAGGAAGGGCGCCTCGAGGCCAAACTACTGCATCGTCGCCTTCGGCCCCAACAGCGCCGAGCCCCACTATATGAGCGGGGAGGCCGTGCTGAGGAGGGGCGACATCGTGCTCCTCGATTTCGGATGCGTGTTTGGGAGGTACAACTCGGACATCACCCGGACGCTCGTCCTCGGGAGGGCCCCAGAGGAGCTGAAGAGAATGCATTGGGTTGTTTACGCGGCGCAGGCCCTAGCGCTCGACATGATCAGGGCGGGAGTGGACGCCAAGGAAGTCCACGCAGCGGTCGCAGGTTACATTGACGCAACAGAGTTCAAGGGCCGCTTCACCCATTCGACGGGCCACAGCCTGGGACTGGCGGTCCACGACGGCCAGAGGATATTCGACCAGTCGCTCATTCTTAAGGAGAACATGGTGTTCACTGTGGAGCCGGGGGTCTACATCCCCGGCCTCGGCGGGGTGAGGATAGAGGACGATGTCATCGTGACCGGCGGGAAGCCGCGAATTCTCACGGAGGCGCCGAGGGAACTCATCGAGCTCTGA
- a CDS encoding formate--tetrahydrofolate ligase — MKTDIEIAQEAWVRPICEVAAEAGIPDELFENCGRYTGKVHLGLLERLADRPDGRLVWVSAITPTPAGEGKTVTTIGLVQALARLGRRVMGTLRQPSLAPVFGVKGGATGGGRAQVYPMWDINLHFTGDIHAVGAAHNLLSAVLENHIYRGNALNIDTERILLRKVIDVSARELRSIVVGRGRNGGVEHESGFDITAASEVSAILALSSSIDELKERLGRMVVAFTRDGRPVTALQLKCVGAMALLLKDAIRPNLVQTLEGQPVLVHGFPFANIAHGCNSVLALRMALKLADVTVTEAGFGADLGLEKAFHIVCRGTGIRPDCVVLVASIRALKMHGGVPKERLAEPNAAALERGLANLDRHLRTVRKFNVPAVVALNRFSQDTDEELELVRRHCTALGVRCAVSTVYTDGGEGGVELARAVLETMEKERGQLRFLYELDWSVKEKIHTIATQVYGAGGVDYTEEAERAIRIIEDNGYGALPICMAKTQFSVTDDPAAKGAPMGWRLTVREVRISAGAGFIVPLTGQITTIPGLPPVPAAERMDIDGSGRITGLS; from the coding sequence ATCAAAACGGACATCGAGATAGCTCAAGAGGCCTGGGTGAGGCCGATATGCGAGGTCGCCGCGGAGGCGGGCATCCCTGACGAGCTCTTCGAGAACTGCGGGAGGTACACAGGAAAGGTGCATCTAGGGCTCCTTGAGAGGCTGGCGGACCGCCCGGATGGGAGGCTTGTGTGGGTGTCCGCAATCACGCCCACGCCCGCGGGCGAGGGAAAGACCGTTACAACAATCGGCCTCGTTCAGGCGCTCGCGAGGCTCGGGAGGAGGGTGATGGGCACGCTGCGCCAGCCCTCGCTCGCGCCGGTTTTCGGCGTGAAGGGCGGAGCCACTGGGGGAGGCAGGGCGCAGGTCTACCCGATGTGGGACATCAACCTCCACTTCACCGGCGACATCCACGCCGTCGGCGCAGCCCACAATCTGCTCAGCGCGGTGCTCGAGAACCACATCTACAGGGGCAATGCGCTGAACATTGACACGGAGCGCATCCTGCTCAGAAAGGTCATCGACGTCAGCGCGAGGGAGCTCCGCAGTATAGTGGTGGGGCGCGGCAGGAACGGGGGCGTGGAGCACGAGAGCGGGTTCGACATCACCGCGGCCTCGGAGGTGAGCGCGATTCTGGCGCTCTCGAGCAGCATCGATGAGCTGAAGGAGAGGCTGGGGAGGATGGTCGTAGCCTTCACGAGGGACGGGAGGCCGGTCACGGCGTTGCAGCTCAAGTGCGTGGGCGCGATGGCCCTTCTCCTGAAGGACGCGATCCGCCCCAACCTCGTCCAGACGCTGGAGGGCCAGCCCGTGCTCGTCCACGGCTTCCCCTTCGCCAACATCGCCCACGGTTGCAACAGCGTTCTGGCGCTCAGGATGGCGCTGAAGCTCGCGGACGTCACCGTTACGGAGGCGGGGTTCGGCGCCGACCTGGGTCTTGAGAAGGCGTTCCACATCGTCTGCAGGGGAACCGGAATCAGGCCGGACTGCGTGGTTCTAGTGGCGAGTATCAGGGCCCTTAAGATGCACGGCGGGGTGCCGAAGGAGAGGCTCGCCGAGCCCAATGCGGCGGCCCTTGAGAGGGGCCTCGCTAATCTCGACAGGCACCTCAGAACGGTGCGCAAGTTCAACGTGCCCGCGGTGGTCGCCCTCAACCGCTTCTCGCAGGATACTGACGAAGAGCTCGAGCTGGTCAGGAGACACTGCACGGCCTTGGGCGTCAGGTGCGCTGTCTCCACCGTCTACACCGACGGTGGGGAGGGCGGGGTGGAGCTAGCGCGCGCTGTTTTGGAGACGATGGAGAAGGAAAGGGGGCAGTTGCGCTTCCTCTACGAGCTCGACTGGTCGGTGAAGGAGAAAATCCACACCATAGCCACTCAGGTCTATGGCGCGGGCGGCGTGGACTACACGGAGGAGGCTGAGAGGGCCATCCGAATCATCGAGGACAATGGCTACGGCGCCCTGCCGATCTGCATGGCGAAGACCCAGTTCTCCGTCACGGACGACCCTGCGGCAAAGGGCGCGCCGATGGGCTGGAGACTGACGGTGCGGGAGGTGAGAATATCCGCCGGGGCTGGCTTCATTGTCCCTCTCACAGGGCAGATAACAACGATTCCGGGCCTTCCTCCGGTCCCCGCCGCCGAGAGGATGGACATCGACGGGAGCGGTCGGATAACAGGCCTGAGCTGA
- a CDS encoding enoyl-CoA hydratase-related protein, with protein sequence MKIDLPVALDFYPLQGEKNTRIQPFFDNLRRGRLTTTKCKKCGELHWHPRVVCPSCNSDELEWVDLPKFGKLVNYSAMLAGAPMGFERDVPFVLGVVELEGTGIKVASRIDGVKYEDVTPGMDVEFRTIALEDGRVFFRFRPRSTADDIVAGIKKVCVVGAGNMGSGIAQSFAQAGFEVSLLDIEQRFVEAGLARIRGPLEKRVAKGKMKADELEKMMARIRGFTSMKEAVEGAGLVVEAVFEDLEVKKKLFAELDAVCAPDTILASNTSSLSITEMAEVTHRPERFAGLHYFYPAAVNQLLEVVAGERTAPEVVSALMELARITGKIPIRVKDAPGFAVNRFFVPWLNEACRLMEEGAASIRTIDEAAKEAFGITMGPFELMNATGVPIAFHAESSLAKALGPFYEPAESLRKQAGSGKPWELTGEVDKERFGAVADRLRAVVFGVAVKMVEEGVATIEDADTGATIGLRWRVGPFAMMNELGLGATLALVRGLSERSRGTFPVPALLERQAASGLPWKARVVRLEREGQIATVLVNRPDQLNALNGAVFRDLEGVLEELEGDREVRAVILTGEGRAFIAGADIKDMSSMPPEKIREFTELGQRVLRRLEGLGKPVIAAINGFALGGGLETALACDIRIASERARLGLPEVRLGIFPGLGGTQRLTRLIGKSRACELIFTGDTIDAQRALQLGIVDRVVPPARLMAEARVLAHAVAAGAPIAVALAKSAINKALETGLEEGLRYELETVMKCMTTRDKAEGMRAFMEKRRPEFRGE encoded by the coding sequence ATGAAAATAGACCTGCCAGTGGCGCTGGACTTCTACCCCCTCCAGGGGGAGAAGAACACGAGAATTCAGCCCTTCTTCGACAACTTGAGGAGGGGGAGGCTCACCACGACAAAATGTAAAAAGTGCGGCGAGCTCCATTGGCACCCTCGAGTGGTCTGTCCTTCATGTAACTCGGACGAGCTAGAGTGGGTGGACCTGCCAAAGTTCGGCAAGCTCGTGAACTACAGCGCGATGCTAGCGGGAGCCCCGATGGGCTTCGAGAGGGACGTACCATTCGTTCTGGGCGTGGTGGAGCTCGAGGGCACCGGAATTAAAGTGGCCTCGCGCATAGACGGCGTCAAATACGAGGACGTGACCCCCGGGATGGATGTTGAGTTCAGGACAATCGCCCTCGAGGACGGGAGGGTCTTCTTCAGGTTCAGACCTCGCAGCACCGCCGATGACATAGTCGCCGGAATCAAAAAGGTCTGCGTTGTCGGCGCTGGCAACATGGGCTCAGGAATCGCCCAGTCCTTCGCGCAGGCGGGTTTCGAGGTCTCCCTCTTGGATATCGAGCAGAGATTCGTTGAGGCGGGGCTCGCCAGAATTCGGGGGCCCCTTGAGAAGAGGGTCGCAAAGGGCAAGATGAAGGCGGACGAGCTAGAAAAAATGATGGCCCGTATTCGGGGCTTCACATCAATGAAGGAAGCCGTGGAGGGCGCGGGGCTGGTGGTCGAGGCCGTTTTCGAGGACCTCGAGGTGAAGAAGAAGCTCTTCGCCGAGCTGGACGCGGTCTGCGCGCCGGACACGATTCTTGCCTCCAACACGTCCTCGCTCAGCATCACCGAGATGGCAGAGGTGACGCACAGGCCAGAGCGCTTCGCAGGCCTCCACTACTTCTACCCGGCCGCGGTCAACCAGCTGCTCGAGGTTGTGGCAGGGGAAAGGACCGCACCGGAGGTTGTGTCCGCACTCATGGAGCTGGCGCGGATAACCGGCAAGATACCGATTCGCGTGAAGGACGCACCCGGGTTCGCCGTCAACCGCTTCTTCGTGCCGTGGCTCAATGAGGCCTGCAGGCTCATGGAGGAGGGCGCGGCCAGCATCCGGACGATTGACGAGGCCGCGAAGGAGGCCTTTGGAATCACGATGGGTCCTTTCGAGCTGATGAACGCCACGGGCGTTCCAATAGCCTTCCATGCCGAGAGCTCTCTCGCGAAGGCCCTCGGGCCTTTCTACGAGCCGGCCGAGTCTCTCAGGAAGCAGGCCGGCTCAGGGAAGCCTTGGGAGTTGACGGGAGAGGTGGACAAGGAGAGGTTCGGCGCCGTCGCCGACCGTCTGAGGGCCGTGGTCTTCGGCGTTGCCGTAAAAATGGTCGAGGAGGGCGTGGCTACTATAGAGGACGCGGACACGGGCGCGACAATCGGCCTGCGCTGGAGGGTCGGACCGTTCGCGATGATGAACGAGCTCGGCCTCGGGGCTACACTTGCCCTAGTAAGGGGGCTGAGCGAGAGGTCGAGGGGGACCTTCCCCGTGCCCGCGCTTCTGGAGCGGCAGGCCGCGAGCGGCCTGCCCTGGAAGGCGAGAGTGGTCAGGCTGGAGAGGGAGGGGCAGATAGCGACCGTCCTCGTCAACAGGCCCGACCAGCTGAACGCCCTCAATGGAGCGGTCTTCAGGGACCTTGAAGGGGTTCTCGAGGAGCTGGAGGGGGACCGCGAGGTCAGGGCCGTGATTCTGACTGGCGAGGGCAGGGCATTCATCGCAGGCGCCGACATAAAGGACATGAGCTCCATGCCGCCCGAGAAAATCCGTGAGTTCACGGAGCTGGGCCAGCGCGTCCTAAGAAGGCTCGAGGGGCTCGGAAAGCCGGTCATCGCGGCAATAAACGGCTTCGCCCTCGGCGGCGGTCTGGAGACAGCGCTCGCCTGCGACATCAGAATAGCGTCCGAGAGGGCGAGGCTGGGACTCCCCGAGGTCAGGCTAGGCATTTTCCCGGGCCTCGGGGGCACGCAGAGGCTGACCCGACTCATTGGAAAGTCGAGGGCGTGCGAGCTAATATTCACCGGCGACACCATTGACGCTCAGCGCGCCCTCCAGCTCGGAATCGTGGATCGCGTCGTCCCGCCCGCGCGCCTGATGGCCGAGGCAAGGGTCCTCGCGCATGCGGTCGCCGCGGGCGCGCCCATTGCGGTCGCACTCGCGAAGTCTGCGATAAACAAGGCCCTCGAGACGGGTCTTGAAGAAGGCCTCAGGTACGAGCTGGAGACTGTGATGAAGTGCATGACCACGCGGGACAAGGCGGAGGGGATGCGAGCCTTCATGGAGAAGCGGCGGCCGGAGTTCAGGGGAGAGTAG
- a CDS encoding beta-ketoacyl synthase N-terminal-like domain-containing protein: MRKVAIVGAGLSKWGVRSASWREMVQEAGKMLFDTTRNLDKKDIDSLIVGAAQPERFTFQAHVAPMVAEALGITPRKVTMRTELACASGQCAIRVAYMAIATGMSDLALAVGAEKMNLPNMLEAQASMAAVLDRDWEGVMGFSAPPFFAMVAQEHMRKYGTTREQLSLVSQKNHRFSSTNPYAHFQREYTLDEISNSLMVSPPLRLLDCSGITDGAAAVLLAPAEEAKKYCDTPAYIIGSGQCAMGNLIYRHRDMATWEPLRAAAKEAYRSARLEPGDLDFAETHDCFTISEIMEYEELGFCEKGKGGKFIEDGQSDIGGKIPVNTRGGLLGCGHPLGATGIGQAIEIFWQFNSLVPQKRLVAGAERALSHNLSGSANVHSILVYGRDKK; encoded by the coding sequence ATGCGGAAGGTCGCGATAGTCGGCGCGGGCCTGTCGAAGTGGGGGGTGCGCAGCGCCTCCTGGCGCGAGATGGTGCAGGAGGCGGGGAAGATGCTCTTCGACACGACGCGCAATCTCGACAAGAAAGACATCGACAGCCTAATCGTGGGCGCCGCCCAGCCCGAGAGGTTCACATTTCAGGCCCATGTGGCGCCAATGGTGGCCGAGGCGCTCGGCATCACGCCGCGCAAAGTGACGATGAGGACCGAGCTCGCCTGCGCCTCGGGCCAGTGCGCGATTCGCGTCGCCTACATGGCGATAGCGACCGGAATGAGCGACCTCGCTCTGGCGGTCGGGGCGGAGAAGATGAACCTCCCCAACATGCTCGAGGCCCAGGCCTCCATGGCGGCGGTCCTTGACAGGGACTGGGAGGGAGTGATGGGCTTCTCGGCCCCACCCTTCTTCGCAATGGTGGCGCAGGAGCACATGAGGAAGTACGGAACCACGAGGGAGCAGCTCTCGCTCGTCTCCCAGAAGAACCACAGGTTCTCCTCCACAAACCCTTACGCGCACTTCCAGAGGGAGTACACGCTCGACGAGATATCGAACTCTCTAATGGTCTCCCCCCCTCTCAGGCTGCTCGACTGCTCAGGAATCACCGACGGCGCGGCCGCGGTGCTTCTTGCACCGGCCGAGGAGGCAAAGAAGTACTGCGACACCCCGGCCTACATAATCGGCAGCGGCCAGTGCGCAATGGGGAATCTGATATACAGGCACAGGGACATGGCAACCTGGGAGCCCCTCAGGGCGGCGGCAAAAGAGGCCTACAGAAGCGCCCGGCTAGAGCCAGGGGACCTCGACTTCGCCGAGACCCATGACTGCTTCACAATATCGGAGATAATGGAGTACGAGGAGCTCGGGTTCTGCGAGAAGGGGAAGGGCGGGAAATTCATCGAAGATGGGCAGTCGGATATCGGCGGGAAAATCCCGGTCAACACCCGCGGCGGTCTGCTCGGCTGCGGCCACCCTCTCGGCGCCACAGGCATCGGGCAGGCCATCGAGATATTCTGGCAATTCAACTCACTCGTTCCGCAAAAGAGGCTGGTCGCGGGTGCGGAGAGAGCCCTAAGCCACAACCTGAGCGGCTCGGCCAACGTTCACAGCATCCTCGTCTACGGGAGGGATAAGAAATGA